A region of the Acinetobacter defluvii genome:
GAGACGTTACTTCATGTAATAAATGACGGTCGATATACAGTAATGCAGAGCCATCATCTCGTTGTTTTACTAAATGGTCATCCCACAATTTATCGTACAATGTTTTTGCATTTTCGGTTTTTGCTTTTTGGTTTTCGCCTGCCATGTCGATGTGCTCCACTGGACTGGGTAATTCTTTCATTAATTCGATTATAACCGTGTTTTTACATAAATCTAATTTATCATTTTTATTAATTTAAAAACTTTCTGGAATTAATATTTAAATTCCAACACTGTAAAAATCAGGGGTGGTACTACCTTGAGGTTGATAAATATCAGATAATTTAAAATCAGGATAAACATCAACAAGTTTTTTACAATCATGGATTCCATGGCAATACTTTCCATTGAAATATACCTCACCATATGAATGCTCAAATCTGAACTTTCCATTATGCAAATAAAATATACGTTGTAATGCAAGTTCAGGCTGAGAAAATCCTATATCAGCGAGTAGCTCTTGATCCTTTTTAGCTAAATATAAAATATAGGGGATCGTAAAAATAAAACCGATGAAATATACAAGAAATAGTGCTGTAGCAAAGCCTAGTGTAAGAATCCAACCGAACTCAGTAGAATATAGAATGGTTCCAAAAAATATCATGGTCCCCAACCCGATCAATATTGGAAAGAAAATAACGAGATCAATAATTGCAGGTGTTGTGCCATACCCTACCCACGCAGGTATATGCAGAATTCCATTGTCTAAATTTAATATTGCATCAATCTGATGTCTACAAGAAACATCATCGAACCTATAAGTTACAATTCGAACGTTCGAACCATCTCCAAACATAAGTTGATGAAAATTTCCCTGTAATAAATGACCATTTACAGTACACGTAAATTTTTTACTTTTAACGTATTGTTGCTTATGTTTCCCTAGTTTTAACCCTAACTGACTAAATTGAATTTCTAGATTTTCTACAAACCCTTCTATTTGTATAATATTTTCCATATTTTTCACTTATTATAAAAATTCAACTCACATCATAAACGATCATTCACAAATCCAATCATCAATAATTAAAAAATCTCTTTTACACTATAAATGATAATGATTATTATTTAATTAACTTCTAATCTTATGGTGACTGTCATGGCGCGTATTCAAAATTTTGTTCAAACCAATCAACGAATTTTCAAAAAAACCTTAAGCTATTACATCATGCACATTACCGTTGCGATGTTAGTTGCATACATGGTGACAGGTAATTTATGGATGGCTGTTACATTAAGTTTACTCGAACCGACTGTGCAAGCCTTTGCATTCTTCTTCCATGAAAAAGTATGGAATAAAAAAGACCAAGCTGCATTAAATGCACAAAAATCCACAGTAACAGTAATAGAAGCTTAATTTCTAAAATCAAAAATGCTGTGGCAACTAATCACCACCTCCGCCACAACTACTACACGAAGAATCTGAACTCGAATCCCCATCGGAGTTTGCATCATAACCTGAATGCGAGTGACTCACATCGCTGGATGAGCCTGAGCATGAAGAAGATGAAAATGCGGTTGTCGATGAACATGCGCTATTTGGATGTGAAGGTGAGGTATCTGAACGAGTATCAAGTAACTGACCATACATCGCAAGCAATACGGGTAATTGAAAATGAATGCCATTTTCCCATTTCACCTGTGTATCGATTTGAAATAAACGAGGTAAAGTTTGCGTGTTTTTAGGGTCTAAATGATGAATCTGACAAGCCGCTTGCCACGTATTTATTAATTGTTTGCGCTGTTCCTCTTTTTGTTTTGTAGTCGGATTTTTATCATGTGGTTTATGCCTGAGTTCATAGCCCAAAGTATTTTTACACATCAAATCATAAAAATCCTGAAACTCCTCAATCAAAACATGCCACAACGCATCGACTGCATGTGAAGGCATCGCATAGGAGTTTTTTGACCACAAATGTAGAGCGAGATAATCTTTAAATCCTTCTTCAATGATCTCTTGTGAGGATTCACTCATTTGTGGATGACGCTGATAAAAAGCCTGCCAAATATAATCAGGGATACGTATCGCCACCAAATCTTGGAGTTTTTTAAGATGCAATCTTCGCACCAACGTCCAAAAAAATACAAAAATAACGCTAAAAATCAGTAGGAAATAGATATGAAAATAATAGAGAAATAATCCACCCAATGACAAAATAATCAAGCTATATATCAAGAACCTAAACCAAGATAACTTAAATATATTTCGCTTCACGGTACTGAAATGTTGGAGAGAATGATGTTGTTGTGTATGCAAATAAAATCTACCTTTTTGTTGTTTTTATTCTCATCACTATAAATAAATGTCCTGTTTTTTGTACAGTAAAAACTTGTATATAAACTTTTCCAAACAATTACGCATACTCCGGTCATTTCACTTAATTTGTAAATATTTCAGAATTGTTTTGATTAATTCTAAAAATTTCTAAATAATGAATTACGCATAAAAATTCTTTATGGATGGGAATATCATGAATCTTGCTGCTTTTGAAGCCTTTGTTAAAGTTATGGAAACTGGTTCAATTTCTATGGCAGCAGAACAACTGTTTATTACCCAGCCTGCTGTCACTAAACGTATACATAGCCTTGAGGATTATTTTGGTGTCAAACTTTTTGAGTCTGCAGGCCGTGGAATTCAAGCGACACATGCCGCACATTCATTGTTGCCTAAAGTCAAAAACTGGTTAAATGAGTTAGGAGATATTCACCACACGCTCAGCCATGAACAAGGGCAAGTGCAAGGTAAACTGAAAATTGGTACAAGTCATCATATCGGCTTGCATCATTTACCCATACACCTCAAAAAATATGTCCAAGACTTTCCAAATGTCACTTTAGATGTGCATTTTGTTGATTCTGAACAAGCACACGAACAAGTACTCGCAGGTGATCTCGAGCTTGCATTTTTAACTTTACCACCACAAGGGGATGAACGTTTAAAATACGTCAAAATTTGGGATGATCCTTTGGCATTTGTAGTTGCGCCTTTCCATCCATTGGCACACAAAGAAAACCTTAGACTTGAAGATTTAATCGAGTACTCAAGTCTAATTCCTGCATCCCAAACCTATACTAGTCAAATCACCTTAGCGGAGTTTGAGAAAAAAGGGTTAAAACCTAAAATTACAATGAGTAACAACACCTTAGAAGCAATTCGCATGTTGGTTTCGATCGGTTTAGGTTGGTCAGTTCTACCTAAAACTTTGTTAAACAACGACTTAAAACAACTCGATATCAATGTAAATATGTATCGTCAATTAGGAATGGTATGGCATCCCGCCCGTAGTCAATCACGTGCTGTTCTAGAACTTATTGAAATGATGAAATAATTTTTTGAAAGATTTAAAATTTTAAAATAAAACCAGAAAACCATATTTCAGAAATCATCCAAGTCATACTAAACTTGGAAGAACTCCGTATCTGAAATATGGAATTCTGAGTTGAGCGCTGTATTTTCTTGTTGTCTCTGTTGTGTTGTTGAATAATGAGTTTTTCTTTTTTTGTTTTCACTATTCTTATTGTTTGTAGAGCTATTTTAAAACATACACTATTGCAATTTAATTAAATAATTGAAGAAATAAAAAAACCATGTCAATTTTGATAACATGGTTTTATCTTTTCACTCTTTATCACTCAATCAGAAAAATATTATTTCACTGAATCTTCGTGTAAAGATTCATTTAACTGATCAACAATCGTTGCCCACTCGCCATCTGAACTGAGTTTTTCAGCTAAAAATTGGCGTTGTGATTCTGTCCAAATATTGGCTTGTACAATCGTTGTATCTGCATCGAGCTGATGGGTTTCAATAAATTTCTGAATTGAAGCTTCACTAGAGTCTAAGCCAAGTTGTTCAAATAAATTGGTCATTCTTGGGCGTGTTTGGCTCATTTTATCTCTCCATTCGTTTCTAAAAGTTCTAAAACCAACATAGCATTTTTAAACTAAAAGTGAAGCTTAAATTCACCACCTGTTTTTTAATGTCTCATACCTTGCATCATTTCACTTAAAATCCAAATACATGAAACAATAAGAATCAAAACAATGCTAGGTAACCACCAATTTACTCCACCATACTCTCGCAATGATTTACTCTGCTGTTTTATAAAATAATTCCTATACCTTTTCCACAAACAGTAATTTCCGTTAAAGGCAAAGAATACTCGAGTACTTCCCCAAACCAACAGGATGGAAATACCCAATGATTCAGAGCCAATCACGCTTAAAATTACCGATTTAAACAGACTAAAAATGAATAAAATAATTATTGGTGAAAAGAAAGCCAATATCCCTTTTAAATAAATTTTCCGATAAAAAACCATAATGAACCACCAATCAATGCAGCAAAATTAAAGGTAAACTTGGTGTCTTTTTTTTCAAAATCAGAAAAAACTTTTTGATAATAATCCACATGATGCACAACAAATTGTTTTAAGTTTTGCTTTGAATTTAAATTCGTTCCCATTTTTATTTTCCTTTTTAATTTCTTATATTCATTAATCGTACATAAAAAACAGCACCTCAGTGCTGTCATTCATCTACTTCATCAATAAAAGCGAAATCAATCAAATCGACCAGTCTTGAATTTCCCAACCCTCTTCTTTGGCTAAAACCTCCAAACGATCATCAGGATTGATGGCAAAAGCATGATCTGCATATTCCAACAAGAACCGATCATTAACCGAATCTGAATATACCCATGACTCCGTGACGTCACGACCTTCAAGCCACTGATCTAAACGTGCCAATTTGCCTTTTTGATAACATGGAATATTGATGACTTTACCCGTATATTTTCCATCTTTAACTTCTGCATTGGTGGCAATGATTTCGGTAATCCCAAACTCACGGAAGATCGGTGCAGTAATAAAATCCGATGTTGCCGTAATCCCAACCAACTCATGCCCTGCCTCTTTGTGACGTTGAATCGCCTCAAAACCTTTTGGGCGCATTTGTGGGCGAATCACTTTTTGCATAAACAGCTCATGTAATTCTGTCAAATAGGTATGGTCATGTTGAGTTAAAAACTCAAATACAAATTCGTTATAGGCAATCGGATCCAGCTTCCCTGCTTTATAGTCTTCATAAAATTTATCATTCATCGCACGATGTCGGACGGGGTCGACCAAGCCTTCATTGACTAAAAACTCACCCCAAGAGTGATCTGAGTCGGTATTTAATAAGGTGTGATCAAGATCAAACAACGCCAATTTCATGAAAATACTCGTGCAAACTGAAAATTAAGAAAAAAAATGTAAATCTATCTCCGCTTGTCGATAGAAATTCGTTAAGATCATAGCAATTTTACAACATTATTACTTTGACTTTGTCGAGTTGGATGCAAGAGTGAATGTCCCCATATACAAAGTCAATGAAATTCACAAAATTTAGGTAGCCAAATGATCGATTCAGAAGGTTTCCGACCCAACGTCGGGATCATTTTGGCAAATGATATTGGACAAGTTTTATGGGCAAAACGCATTGGTCACAATGCATGGCAATTTCCTCAAGGAGGTATCCAGTTTGGAGAAACTCCTGAGCAAGCTCTTTTTAGAGAACTACGAGAAGAAGTTGGGCTCCTACCAGAGCACGTCCAAATAATTGCACAAACCGAAGGTTGGTTGCATTATCGTTTGCCGCTTCGATACATTCGTTCGGATTCTGATCCCGTATGTATTGGACAAAAGCAAAAATGGTTTTTATTAAAATTGGTAGCATCAACGAACTACATTCAGTTGAACTTATCTGATCCGCCAGAGTTTGATCAATGGCAATGGGTCAGCTATTGGTATCCACTGGGACAGGTAGTGAATTTTAAACGTGATGTTTATCGTAAAGCAATGATGGAGTTGTGTATGCAAATGCCACAATTTTTACCTGAAGTTTCTATAAAAATCTAAAGATTTTTTCAGAGGCTGCTGTTATAAATAAAAGTGAAATTATACATTTGAGCACAATCCTACTATAAAGGAGCATATATCCCATGTCGAACATGCAACTAGACACCCTAAGACGTATTGTCCAAGAAATTAATACGTCTGTCAGCTTGCATGAATCTTTAGAAATCATGGTCAATCAAGTTTCTGAAGCAATGCATGTCGATGTATGTTCCATTTATCTACTTGATGAGCGTAATCAACGTTTTGTCCTGATGGCGACCAAAGGACTCAATCCCAATGCAGTGGGTAATGTTTCATTGCATACCAGTGAAGGTTTGGTCGGTTTGGTCGGACAGCGTGAGGAAATTGTCAACTTAGACAACGCGCCAAAACATGAGCGTTTTTTGTATTTACCTGAAACTGGCGAAGAGATTTATAACTCTTTCCTCGGTGTACCTGTCATGTATCGCCGCAAGGTGATGGGCGTTCTGGTGGTACAAAATAAAGAACCTCAAGATTTTAGTGAAGCGGCTGAATCATTTTTAGTCACTTTATGTGCACAGCTCTCTGGTGTGATCGCGCATGCACATGCAGTAGGTAATATTGATGTTTTTCGTAAGCCGAATAGCTTACCAACGTATAAAACCTTTCAAGGAGTTTCAGGCTCAGGCGGGATTGCGATTGGTCGTGCCATTATTCTCTATCCACCTGCGGATTTGGCAGCTGTGCCAGATCGTGAAGCCGATGATATTAGTGAAGAGTTACAACTTTTAGATCATGCGATAGCATCTGTACGTGATGAAATTCAGTCACTTGATGACAAAATGCAGGATGCACTCATGGCAGAAGAACGCGCGCTGTTTAGTGTGTTCTTACGCATGTTAGATGAAAATGCCTTACCTTCTGAGATTAAAACTGAAATCCGTGATGGTCATTGGGCGCAGGGTGCAGTACGTATTGTCATCGACAAACATATTGCTTTGTTTGCACAGATGGAAGATGACTACTTACGTGAACGGGTTTCTGATTTAAAAGACCTCGGTCGTCGTATTTTAGCCTATTTACAAGAAGCAGATTCGAGTCATCGTGAACTAACTGATGAAAGCATTCTGATTGGAGATGAAATTTCTACTGCTGCTTTAGTTGAACTCCCTGTCGATAAAATTGCAGCGATTGTCACCACTGAAGGTGCAATGAATTCACACATGGTCATCGTGGCACGTGCCTTAGGCATTCCAACTGTTGTCGGTGTGACTGAACTGCCAGTAAGTACACTCGATGATGTGGAAATGATCGTCGATGCGCATCAAGGGCGGGTTTTCATCAATCCACCACGTCGTATGCGTACCCGTTATAAAGAAATTCAAAAAGAAGAAGAACAAATCGCCAAAGATTTAAAGCAGTATGAAACCAAAGACGCTATCACCCCTGATGGTGTTGCTGTGAAACTATACGTCAATACAGGCTTGATGATTGATGTTGTACGTGGCGTGCAACGTGGTGCAAAAGGTGTCGGTTTATATCGTTCTGAGATTCCGTTCATGCTTCGTGAACGCTTCCCTGGTGAAGAAGAACAACGTGCCATTTACCGCCAACAACTGAGCCACTTTGCCAACAAACCTGTGGTGATGCGTACCCTCGATATTGGTGCAGACAAAGACCTACCTTATTTTTCTATCGAGGAAGAAAACTCAGCTTTGGGCTGGCGTGGAATTCGCTTTACCCTTGATCATCCTGAGATTTTTTCTTCACAAATTCGTGCCATGCTCAAAGCCAGTATTGGTTTGAATAACTTGCATATTTTACTGCCCATGGTGACCAGTGTCAGTGAGGTTGAAGAAGCCTTGTATTTACTGGAACGTGATTGGGTTGCTGTGCAAGAAGAAGAACAAGTCAAAATCACCAAGCCAAAAATCGGCATCATGGTCGAAGTGCCAAGTGTGCTTTTACAGATTGATGAGTTTGCACCTTTAGTAGACTTTTTCTCAGTGGGTTCCAATGATTTAACCCAATATTTACTCGCCGTTGACCGCAATAATCCACGTGTTGCCAATGTTTATTCACATTCACATCCTGCAGTATTGCGTGCTTTGACTCGTTTAGTACAAGAATGTCATAAATACGATAAACCTGTCAGTATTTGTGGGGAAATGGCAGGTGATCCACTAACAGCGATTTTACTTATGGCAATGGGCTTCAATACCCTATCGATGAGTTCAAGTAATATTTTGCGAGTGCGTAAAGCAATTTGTCATGTGCCAATGCCTGATGCCAAAGTATTACTCGACCAATCTTTGCAAATGAATAATCCGTTGATGGTCAAAAGTTTATTGGAATATTATTTTAAAACCCATGGCTTGGGGGATATGGTAAAAAATTCTTCTCGTGCAGTCAGCTTATAATTTTTGATTGATACTGCTATATTTTTTAAAAGCAAAAACAAAATGCTAGAAAGTAAAAAGGTCGATAATCATCAGAATATCGACCTTTTTTGTGTTTAGAATAACCACGTTTTGCATCTTTTTTTCGATCTACAAAAGTTTGACTTTTGTTAAAATCATTCATGTGTTTTGCCACAAAGTTGTGAATCACAACTTCAGGCGCAGCTTTTTTCTTCGCCATTTTATTTACCTTTTTTAATATCCATCAAAATAAGATGGGAATGTGATATTACGCCTTTTTGCACAAAATACAAGCATTCTTATAAAATATTTCATCATAATGATCAGTAGCTTACAAAAATATAAATATTGCTTTTTATATTCAACAACCACCCTTTACAGGATGGCTGTATCCGTTAAAATTAGCGATTGGAATCCAATACTTCGTTATTACTAATGACTTGTTGTGCTTTACTATAGCTTTCCATAAGCAACTGATATGCTGGGAAAATTTGAGTATAAACTTGTGCCCATTCTGCTGCATCCTCACGATTCCAAGTTTTTTGAATTTCAGAAGCAACTGCTGCGGTATCCATCGGTACTACACCTGCTTGAACCATACGTGCTAAGGTTATTTCCTGCGCCATTTTGCTATATGTCCCAGAGGCATCAACGACAACAAATACTTTATAGCCTTCTGCAACTGCACTGATTGCAGGGAAAGCCATACATACGCTAGTAATCGTTCCTGCAATGATCAATGTTTTTTTACCAGTTGCTTTTACTGCTTGTACAAATTCAGAGTTATCCCACGCATTGATTTCACCTTTACGTGCAACATACTGTGCATGGGGTGCATTTTGATGAATTTCAGGGATCAATGGACCATTTGGACCTTGTGGTACAGAAGCTGTTGTAATGACTGGAATATTTGCCAATGATGCAATTTTTGCCAAAGCAGATGCACGTTGACGTAATTCAGTCATTGGCATATCCCCTACGGTTTGAAATAAGCCACTTTGATGATCAATCAATAACATCACTGAATCTGTAGAATCAATCACTGGACGTTGTCCGTCAAAATTTGCTGGCGTAGACATTTTTATTACCTTCATATTGATTGGTTTGTGTTTATAATATTAGTAATGGAACAATGTTTATTAAATATTCTAAATATGACACATTGTCCCAATATATAAACAATAAAATGTTTTTTTAAATGAGATAAGCCAATGAAAGACCTAAACGATCTTTACTATTTTGCAAAAGTGATTGAATACGGTGGATTTTCCGCAGCGAGTAATGAGTTAATGCTGACAAAATCATTATTAAGTCGCCGAGTCGCAGAGTTAGAAAAACGTTTAGGGGTCAAATTATTAAATCGAACAACCAGACAAATTTCCATCACGGAAGTGGGCAAAATTTATTATCAACACTGCAGGGCGATGCTAATTGAAGCGGAGGCTGCTGATGAAGCCATGCAAATGCTGAGTGCCGAACCGACAGGAACTGTAAAAGTTTCCTGTCCAACCAATCTGCTACACATTAATATCAGCCAAATGCTGAATAAATTTTTAATGCAATACCCCAAAGTAAAATTACATATTGAAGCCACCAATCGTAAAGTTGATTTAATTAATGAGCGTTATGATGTTGCCATTCGTATCCGACCTCTGCCTTTAACGGACAGTGATTTGATTGTGCGTGATTTGGCTATTTCAAAGCAATATATTGTGGCAAGTCCTGATCTGGTCAATCAACGTTTCAAGCTTCAATCTTTAGATGAGTTACATCACTGGCCCATTTTAATGATGGAATCATTTGCACCTGAATATCATTGGAATTTATTTAATCAACACAATGATCATTATTATTTTAAATGTGAACCTCGACTTACGACTACCGATTTAGTTGCATTGCATTCTGCAACCTTACAAGGTTTAGGCGTAGCGAAACTACCCGAGCTAATCAGCAGTGAAGACTTAAAAACGGGACGTTTAGTTAAAATCATTCCTGAATGGGAGCCAAAACCAGAATTGATTCATCTAGCTTATACGTCACGCAGAGGACAACTGCCATCCGTCAAAGCATTGATTGATTTTTTAGTTGAAGAGTTCAGGACAAATCAAACGACATAAATATTGCATAAGTAATAAAAAGGCCAAGATCGGCTATTTTATTTGGGTCTTTTGATGAAATGATCTTTATTTTTTAAGCGGAATTACTTCTAAAATAAACATCGTGATAACAGCAACTTACTTAAAAATACTTACATCATTTTACATAAATTTTCATTAAAATACTAAATAATCAAACATTTTCAATAAGATAAATTTGCTTTATTTTTAAAACGTATATATATTGTATATACATTTTTGAAAATCACCTTTGGGGATAAATACGTTATGGCTGAATTACCCAAAAAAACAAAGGTGAATAAAAAAGATGGTCAACTCTTAATTCGCATTAATAGTGCTGAGCGGGATGAGTTCTTACAATTGTGTGAAAACCTAGATACCAGTGCAGCACGAGAATTAAGAAAATTTATCCGTAGTTTTATCAAAAAACATCAGCCAACGGATACCAAAACTAAGGAGTAACATGATGTCTAAGCAAGTTAAATCTTTAAAGAAAAAAATCAAAGCGCGTTTGGATAAAATTTCAAAACACGAAGGCAAATTGAAACAGCTTAAAAAAGAGCTTAAAAAACAAAAGTAATCTTATTTAAAGATTTGAGCTCATGCTTTAAATAAGCAATGAATTTAAGCCAATAAGGGTTAAGTTTTCCGAAACTTAACCCTTATGTCATTTCATGTCAGCATCCATAAAAAATAGATTGATTGGCGAACTTTTTGAGTTAAGGCACTCAATCGTATGTTCACTTATAAAAACACAAAAAAGCCCAACAAAATCATTTGTTGAGCTTCACAGTATTATTCAGCATCATTTAATAGACGATAAGCACTGATTATTCAGCTTTTTCTTCAGCCTTAACACCCTTTTGATACAGTGTGTAGATATAAATCGGAATATTCAAATCTTCAAGATGCTTATACACCCAAGGGCGAACTTCATCCCAGTCCAAACCACCCACACCCGTTGCTAAACGAGGTAAAGCAAGGCTTTCTATCTTTTCATCAAGTACTACTTGTCTGAGTGCTTTCAATGTACTGTTCACGTATTCAATAGAAGCTTTACCCGGTTTTGCACCTTTATCATAAGCTGCTTCTTGAGTCATGAGGTTAATAATGCGTTGCCCTTCAGCATTCACCCAAGTCCACAACTCACCTGATTTTGGATGATAAATATGACAATAATTTCTAAAATCTTTATATAAAGCAGGCCAGTGTTCTCTTAAATTTAAAGCCAAACCACTTGCAAAGTTATCATTTGGTGCAACCCCATGCGCAATTGCACGTGCGTCACTCAGTAAAATATCTCCAGAAACTTCATAGATCATAAATAATCTCCTCTATTTAAAATTATCATATTGCTATCTTTCTATTTCTAATATGGAGGATTTATTTATTATTTTCATGTCTTTTACATCAACAAGGGAGTCACATTTTTTGCTTAAAAATCATTCAAAATAATGTTAATATGTTTATATAAATGCAGTACTTTTAAAACTTAAAATAAAGCACTGCTTCTATTATTATGTTACACCTAAAACAACGATTAAAAACATATATTTATAAAATAATTTTATTTCAAAAAACAGTTAACCTATTCATTTCTAATAAAGATACTCAAATAAATATTTTAAATTCATGCATAAAATAAAAATATAAAGGTGCTTTAAAAAATTATCTATCCGATACGAATTTAATAAAACCATTTATAAAAATA
Encoded here:
- a CDS encoding HAD family hydrolase, with the protein product MKLALFDLDHTLLNTDSDHSWGEFLVNEGLVDPVRHRAMNDKFYEDYKAGKLDPIAYNEFVFEFLTQHDHTYLTELHELFMQKVIRPQMRPKGFEAIQRHKEAGHELVGITATSDFITAPIFREFGITEIIATNAEVKDGKYTGKVINIPCYQKGKLARLDQWLEGRDVTESWVYSDSVNDRFLLEYADHAFAINPDDRLEVLAKEEGWEIQDWSI
- a CDS encoding hydrolase — its product is MSTPANFDGQRPVIDSTDSVMLLIDHQSGLFQTVGDMPMTELRQRASALAKIASLANIPVITTASVPQGPNGPLIPEIHQNAPHAQYVARKGEINAWDNSEFVQAVKATGKKTLIIAGTITSVCMAFPAISAVAEGYKVFVVVDASGTYSKMAQEITLARMVQAGVVPMDTAAVASEIQKTWNREDAAEWAQVYTQIFPAYQLLMESYSKAQQVISNNEVLDSNR
- a CDS encoding macro domain-containing protein; amino-acid sequence: MIYEVSGDILLSDARAIAHGVAPNDNFASGLALNLREHWPALYKDFRNYCHIYHPKSGELWTWVNAEGQRIINLMTQEAAYDKGAKPGKASIEYVNSTLKALRQVVLDEKIESLALPRLATGVGGLDWDEVRPWVYKHLEDLNIPIYIYTLYQKGVKAEEKAE
- the ptsP gene encoding phosphoenolpyruvate--protein phosphotransferase, whose translation is MSNMQLDTLRRIVQEINTSVSLHESLEIMVNQVSEAMHVDVCSIYLLDERNQRFVLMATKGLNPNAVGNVSLHTSEGLVGLVGQREEIVNLDNAPKHERFLYLPETGEEIYNSFLGVPVMYRRKVMGVLVVQNKEPQDFSEAAESFLVTLCAQLSGVIAHAHAVGNIDVFRKPNSLPTYKTFQGVSGSGGIAIGRAIILYPPADLAAVPDREADDISEELQLLDHAIASVRDEIQSLDDKMQDALMAEERALFSVFLRMLDENALPSEIKTEIRDGHWAQGAVRIVIDKHIALFAQMEDDYLRERVSDLKDLGRRILAYLQEADSSHRELTDESILIGDEISTAALVELPVDKIAAIVTTEGAMNSHMVIVARALGIPTVVGVTELPVSTLDDVEMIVDAHQGRVFINPPRRMRTRYKEIQKEEEQIAKDLKQYETKDAITPDGVAVKLYVNTGLMIDVVRGVQRGAKGVGLYRSEIPFMLRERFPGEEEQRAIYRQQLSHFANKPVVMRTLDIGADKDLPYFSIEEENSALGWRGIRFTLDHPEIFSSQIRAMLKASIGLNNLHILLPMVTSVSEVEEALYLLERDWVAVQEEEQVKITKPKIGIMVEVPSVLLQIDEFAPLVDFFSVGSNDLTQYLLAVDRNNPRVANVYSHSHPAVLRALTRLVQECHKYDKPVSICGEMAGDPLTAILLMAMGFNTLSMSSSNILRVRKAICHVPMPDAKVLLDQSLQMNNPLMVKSLLEYYFKTHGLGDMVKNSSRAVSL
- a CDS encoding RNA pyrophosphohydrolase gives rise to the protein MIDSEGFRPNVGIILANDIGQVLWAKRIGHNAWQFPQGGIQFGETPEQALFRELREEVGLLPEHVQIIAQTEGWLHYRLPLRYIRSDSDPVCIGQKQKWFLLKLVASTNYIQLNLSDPPEFDQWQWVSYWYPLGQVVNFKRDVYRKAMMELCMQMPQFLPEVSIKI
- a CDS encoding DUF7230 family protein — encoded protein: MAKKKAAPEVVIHNFVAKHMNDFNKSQTFVDRKKDAKRGYSKHKKGRYSDDYRPFYFLAFCFCF
- a CDS encoding DUF2061 domain-containing protein, with translation MARIQNFVQTNQRIFKKTLSYYIMHITVAMLVAYMVTGNLWMAVTLSLLEPTVQAFAFFFHEKVWNKKDQAALNAQKSTVTVIEA
- a CDS encoding DUF2789 domain-containing protein, whose product is MSQTRPRMTNLFEQLGLDSSEASIQKFIETHQLDADTTIVQANIWTESQRQFLAEKLSSDGEWATIVDQLNESLHEDSVK
- a CDS encoding glycine-rich domain-containing protein — protein: MHLKKLQDLVAIRIPDYIWQAFYQRHPQMSESSQEIIEEGFKDYLALHLWSKNSYAMPSHAVDALWHVLIEEFQDFYDLMCKNTLGYELRHKPHDKNPTTKQKEEQRKQLINTWQAACQIHHLDPKNTQTLPRLFQIDTQVKWENGIHFQLPVLLAMYGQLLDTRSDTSPSHPNSACSSTTAFSSSSCSGSSSDVSHSHSGYDANSDGDSSSDSSCSSCGGGGD
- a CDS encoding LysR substrate-binding domain-containing protein, with product MKDLNDLYYFAKVIEYGGFSAASNELMLTKSLLSRRVAELEKRLGVKLLNRTTRQISITEVGKIYYQHCRAMLIEAEAADEAMQMLSAEPTGTVKVSCPTNLLHINISQMLNKFLMQYPKVKLHIEATNRKVDLINERYDVAIRIRPLPLTDSDLIVRDLAISKQYIVASPDLVNQRFKLQSLDELHHWPILMMESFAPEYHWNLFNQHNDHYYFKCEPRLTTTDLVALHSATLQGLGVAKLPELISSEDLKTGRLVKIIPEWEPKPELIHLAYTSRRGQLPSVKALIDFLVEEFRTNQTT
- a CDS encoding LysR family transcriptional regulator; amino-acid sequence: MNLAAFEAFVKVMETGSISMAAEQLFITQPAVTKRIHSLEDYFGVKLFESAGRGIQATHAAHSLLPKVKNWLNELGDIHHTLSHEQGQVQGKLKIGTSHHIGLHHLPIHLKKYVQDFPNVTLDVHFVDSEQAHEQVLAGDLELAFLTLPPQGDERLKYVKIWDDPLAFVVAPFHPLAHKENLRLEDLIEYSSLIPASQTYTSQITLAEFEKKGLKPKITMSNNTLEAIRMLVSIGLGWSVLPKTLLNNDLKQLDINVNMYRQLGMVWHPARSQSRAVLELIEMMK